The Ciconia boyciana chromosome 2, ASM3463844v1, whole genome shotgun sequence genome has a segment encoding these proteins:
- the ADCYAP1 gene encoding pituitary adenylate cyclase-activating polypeptide isoform X2, which yields MCSKAILALLVYGIIMHCSVYCSPAAGLQYPALRLEDEVYDEDGNTLQDFAYDHEPLGIANPSSMIGEMYTLYYPPEKRHADGIFNKAYRKLLGQLSARKYLHSLMAKRVGGASGGLGDEAEPLTKRHIDGIFTDSYSRYRKQMAVKKYLAAVLGKRVEDINFHHLLLYIEKDALLPGDYEENDLGELVKQILPP from the exons ATGTGTAGCAAAGCGATCCTAGCACTCCTGGTCTATGGCATAATAATGCATTGCAGCGTCTACTGCTCACCTGCGGCCGGACTTCAGTACCCGGCGCTCAG GCTGGAGGATGAAGTCTACGACGAGGACGGGAACACCCTGCAGGACTTCGCCTATGACCACGAGCCCCTCGGTATAGCGAATCCGTCCTCCATGATAGGCGAGATGTACACCTTGTATTACCCACCGGAAAAGAG GCACGCCGATGGGATCTTCAACAAAGCCTACAGGAAACTCCTGGGCCAGTTATCCGCCAGGAAATATCTGCACTCCCTGATGGCCAAGCGGGTCGG CGGTGCCAGCGGCGGCCTGGGGGACGAGGCGGAACCGCTGACCAAGCGGCACATAGACGGCATCTTCACGGACAGCTACAGCCGCTACCGGAAACAAATGGCTGTCAAGAAATACTTAGCAGCCGTCCTGGGGAAAAG GGTCGAAGACATTAATTTTCACCATTTGCTACTGTACATAGAGAAGGAtgccctgctcccaggggaTTATGAGGAAAATGATTTGGGAGAATTGGTGAAGCAGATTCTTCCCCCG TAA
- the ADCYAP1 gene encoding pituitary adenylate cyclase-activating polypeptide isoform X3, translating into MCSKAILALLVYGIIMHCSVYCSPAAGLQYPALRLEDEVYDEDGNTLQDFAYDHEPLGIANPSSMIGEMYTLYYPPEKRHADGIFNKAYRKLLGQLSARKYLHSLMAKRVGGASGGLGDEAEPLTKRHIDGIFTDSYSRYRKQMAVKKYLAAVLGKRYKQRVKNKGRRVAYL; encoded by the exons ATGTGTAGCAAAGCGATCCTAGCACTCCTGGTCTATGGCATAATAATGCATTGCAGCGTCTACTGCTCACCTGCGGCCGGACTTCAGTACCCGGCGCTCAG GCTGGAGGATGAAGTCTACGACGAGGACGGGAACACCCTGCAGGACTTCGCCTATGACCACGAGCCCCTCGGTATAGCGAATCCGTCCTCCATGATAGGCGAGATGTACACCTTGTATTACCCACCGGAAAAGAG GCACGCCGATGGGATCTTCAACAAAGCCTACAGGAAACTCCTGGGCCAGTTATCCGCCAGGAAATATCTGCACTCCCTGATGGCCAAGCGGGTCGG CGGTGCCAGCGGCGGCCTGGGGGACGAGGCGGAACCGCTGACCAAGCGGCACATAGACGGCATCTTCACGGACAGCTACAGCCGCTACCGGAAACAAATGGCTGTCAAGAAATACTTAGCAGCCGTCCTGGGGAAAAGGTATAAAcaaagagttaaaaacaaaggaCGCCGAGTAGCGTATTTGTAG
- the ADCYAP1 gene encoding pituitary adenylate cyclase-activating polypeptide isoform X1: MCSKAILALLVYGIIMHCSVYCSPAAGLQYPALRLEDEVYDEDGNTLQDFAYDHEPLGIANPSSMIGEMYTLYYPPEKRHADGIFNKAYRKLLGQLSARKYLHSLMAKRVGGASGGLGDEAEPLTKRHIDGIFTDSYSRYRKQMAVKKYLAAVLGKRVEDINFHHLLLYIEKDALLPGDYEENDLGELVKQILPPKEDLFSSGSEMSFRCSTSKRT; this comes from the exons ATGTGTAGCAAAGCGATCCTAGCACTCCTGGTCTATGGCATAATAATGCATTGCAGCGTCTACTGCTCACCTGCGGCCGGACTTCAGTACCCGGCGCTCAG GCTGGAGGATGAAGTCTACGACGAGGACGGGAACACCCTGCAGGACTTCGCCTATGACCACGAGCCCCTCGGTATAGCGAATCCGTCCTCCATGATAGGCGAGATGTACACCTTGTATTACCCACCGGAAAAGAG GCACGCCGATGGGATCTTCAACAAAGCCTACAGGAAACTCCTGGGCCAGTTATCCGCCAGGAAATATCTGCACTCCCTGATGGCCAAGCGGGTCGG CGGTGCCAGCGGCGGCCTGGGGGACGAGGCGGAACCGCTGACCAAGCGGCACATAGACGGCATCTTCACGGACAGCTACAGCCGCTACCGGAAACAAATGGCTGTCAAGAAATACTTAGCAGCCGTCCTGGGGAAAAG GGTCGAAGACATTAATTTTCACCATTTGCTACTGTACATAGAGAAGGAtgccctgctcccaggggaTTATGAGGAAAATGATTTGGGAGAATTGGTGAAGCAGATTCTTCCCCCG AAAGAAGACCTCTTCTCTTCAGGCTCTGAGATGAGTTTCAGATGTTCCACTTCAAAAAGAACCTGA
- the ADCYAP1 gene encoding pituitary adenylate cyclase-activating polypeptide isoform X4 produces MIGEMYTLYYPPEKRHADGIFNKAYRKLLGQLSARKYLHSLMAKRVGGASGGLGDEAEPLTKRHIDGIFTDSYSRYRKQMAVKKYLAAVLGKRVEDINFHHLLLYIEKDALLPGDYEENDLGELVKQILPPVSLKAGSFATSLSEGAASPFL; encoded by the exons ATGATAGGCGAGATGTACACCTTGTATTACCCACCGGAAAAGAG GCACGCCGATGGGATCTTCAACAAAGCCTACAGGAAACTCCTGGGCCAGTTATCCGCCAGGAAATATCTGCACTCCCTGATGGCCAAGCGGGTCGG CGGTGCCAGCGGCGGCCTGGGGGACGAGGCGGAACCGCTGACCAAGCGGCACATAGACGGCATCTTCACGGACAGCTACAGCCGCTACCGGAAACAAATGGCTGTCAAGAAATACTTAGCAGCCGTCCTGGGGAAAAG GGTCGAAGACATTAATTTTCACCATTTGCTACTGTACATAGAGAAGGAtgccctgctcccaggggaTTATGAGGAAAATGATTTGGGAGAATTGGTGAAGCAGATTCTTCCCCCGGTGAGTCTCAAGGCAGGCTCCTTTGCCACTAGCCTCTCTGAAGGGGCAGCGTCCCCTTTCCTCTAG